From Myxococcales bacterium, the proteins below share one genomic window:
- a CDS encoding acyl carrier protein, whose amino-acid sequence MNRTELLALFESTATEVVEKPFKNISEGTVISELGIDSLGMLEIVGAMERKLKIQIPDESLAGLQTVKDLLEAVEKRISASA is encoded by the coding sequence ATGAACCGCACCGAGCTTTTGGCCCTCTTCGAGAGCACCGCGACCGAGGTCGTCGAGAAACCGTTCAAGAACATCTCGGAGGGCACGGTCATCAGCGAGCTCGGCATCGACTCGCTCGGCATGCTCGAGATCGTCGGCGCGATGGAGCGCAAGCTCAAGATCCAGATCCCGGACGAGTCGCTCGCCGGGCTCCAGACCGTGAAAGACCTTCTCGAGGCCGTCGAGAAGCGCATCTCCGCTTCGGCCTGA
- a CDS encoding SMP-30/gluconolactonase/LRE family protein, translating into MTRAAALLALAPFVVPFALAAQGCSDDAESSDAGPLPTTTTTATSTSTSTSTPPDGSAPPDGSVPDTSVPDAASFPDPIQGVAPATLVKGGYQFLEGPQWLPAENKLVFSDVQGNRILQLTPPSTEPTDFRNPSAGANGNAIDKNGLLYTCEHTGKRVARRLANGTVETAAGMFGGAQLNSPNDVIVRSDGTVYFTDPNYAGNTQPKQNVFRLPPGGALAVVDDTLEKPNGIALSPDEKSLYVAVASAKTVRKYAVSADGSTGAGATFVTTTGTSPDGIAVDDAGNLYAATSVGVEVFKPDGTRVGAITVPMQPANIAFGGADRRTLYVTARTGLYSTRVNVPGPP; encoded by the coding sequence ATGACGCGCGCCGCAGCCCTCCTCGCCCTCGCCCCGTTCGTCGTGCCGTTCGCCCTCGCGGCACAAGGTTGCTCCGACGACGCCGAGAGCTCGGACGCGGGCCCGCTCCCGACCACGACGACCACCGCCACGTCGACCTCGACGTCGACCTCGACGCCACCGGATGGGAGCGCACCGCCGGACGGGAGCGTTCCGGATACCTCGGTCCCCGACGCGGCCTCGTTCCCGGACCCGATCCAGGGCGTCGCCCCGGCGACTCTCGTGAAGGGCGGATACCAGTTCCTCGAGGGTCCGCAGTGGCTCCCCGCCGAGAACAAGCTCGTCTTCAGCGACGTGCAGGGCAACCGCATCCTCCAGCTTACGCCCCCGTCGACCGAGCCCACCGATTTTCGCAACCCGAGCGCGGGCGCGAACGGCAACGCGATCGACAAAAACGGGCTTCTTTACACGTGCGAGCACACGGGCAAGCGCGTCGCGCGGAGGCTCGCGAACGGCACGGTGGAGACCGCGGCGGGCATGTTCGGCGGCGCCCAGCTCAACTCTCCGAACGACGTGATCGTGCGCTCGGACGGCACCGTGTACTTCACCGACCCGAACTACGCCGGCAACACCCAGCCGAAGCAGAACGTCTTCCGCCTGCCGCCCGGGGGAGCGCTCGCCGTGGTCGACGACACGCTCGAGAAGCCCAACGGCATCGCATTGTCGCCGGACGAGAAGTCCCTCTACGTGGCGGTCGCCAGCGCCAAGACGGTGCGCAAATACGCGGTCTCCGCGGACGGGAGCACCGGGGCCGGCGCGACGTTCGTGACGACCACGGGCACGAGCCCCGACGGCATTGCGGTCGACGACGCGGGCAACCTCTACGCGGCCACGTCGGTCGGCGTCGAGGTCTTCAAACCGGACGGGACCCGCGTCGGGGCGATCACGGTTCCCATGCAGCCTGCAAACATCGCCTTCGGGGGGGCCGACCGTCGCACGCTCTACGTCACGGCGCGCACGGGGCTCTACTCGACGCGCGTGAACGTGCCCGGCCCGCCCTGA
- a CDS encoding fatty acyl-AMP ligase, whose protein sequence is MKDPNLVPPTLVDAVNELARTSSLGFTFVRSDGSERHVPFPELREEARRRAAHFAARGLSKGDRLAIVVPDPDEFVLSFLGAIFAGVVPVPMVPQLSFKNVETYHDTVAHIAKASGAKLLLTTESTRPYVEPAAQRVDSLGGILTTSDLAGPMAGEVDAKVTGDDLCFLQFTSGSTSKPKGVVVTHRNLAWNSQSFMVNGLEKDSSFDKGVSWLPLFHDMGLIGFVIGPLFTNIPVVFLPTASFVRNPRIWLDTIHKHRGTITYAPNFAYQLVSKRLKEKDVEAWDLSCMRRTGCGAEPIQARTLREFADKLAPAKFDPKSFIPSYGMAEATLAITFTPLGKGLRSDRIDPKEREDANAVPSTADDAHELANCGRPFPEHEVAIVDEAGNRLPDRKVGEIVTRGPSICQGYYQEPELTAAAFKDGWLHTGDLGYTVDGEVFVCGRLKDLIIIRGRNFYPNDLEWVVSELPGVRRGNVVAFSVDGDTGEELVVCAEAFQSEAKGLTEAITQAILGHFALNVYKVVIVPQGTLPRTSSGKAQRRKTKQMFLSGQLAQAQRVQDGPAEPAPSV, encoded by the coding sequence ATGAAGGATCCGAACCTCGTCCCGCCCACGTTGGTCGATGCCGTGAACGAGCTCGCACGCACGAGCTCGCTCGGGTTCACCTTCGTGCGGTCCGATGGCAGCGAGCGTCACGTCCCGTTCCCGGAGCTCCGCGAAGAGGCCCGCCGCCGCGCCGCGCACTTCGCCGCCCGTGGTCTTTCGAAGGGCGACAGGCTCGCCATCGTCGTGCCCGACCCGGACGAGTTCGTGCTGTCCTTCCTCGGAGCCATCTTCGCGGGCGTCGTTCCCGTGCCCATGGTCCCTCAGCTCTCGTTCAAGAACGTCGAGACCTACCACGACACGGTCGCGCACATCGCGAAGGCGTCCGGCGCGAAGCTCCTCCTCACGACGGAGTCGACGCGCCCCTACGTCGAGCCTGCCGCCCAGAGGGTCGACTCGCTCGGCGGGATCCTGACGACGAGCGACCTCGCAGGCCCCATGGCGGGTGAGGTCGATGCGAAGGTCACGGGCGACGACCTCTGTTTCCTCCAGTTCACCTCGGGGTCGACCTCGAAGCCGAAGGGCGTCGTCGTGACGCACAGGAACCTCGCGTGGAACTCGCAGAGCTTCATGGTGAACGGCCTCGAGAAGGACTCGTCCTTCGACAAGGGCGTGAGCTGGCTCCCGCTCTTCCACGACATGGGCCTCATCGGCTTCGTCATCGGCCCGCTCTTCACGAACATCCCGGTCGTGTTCCTTCCGACGGCTTCTTTCGTAAGGAATCCGAGGATTTGGCTCGATACGATCCACAAACACCGCGGCACGATCACCTACGCCCCGAACTTCGCCTACCAGCTCGTCTCGAAGCGACTCAAAGAGAAGGACGTGGAGGCGTGGGACCTCTCGTGCATGCGCCGAACCGGGTGCGGCGCCGAGCCGATCCAAGCGCGCACGCTCCGCGAGTTCGCCGACAAGCTCGCCCCCGCCAAGTTCGATCCGAAGAGCTTCATCCCGTCGTACGGCATGGCCGAGGCCACGCTCGCCATCACCTTCACGCCGCTCGGGAAGGGGCTCCGCTCCGATCGTATCGACCCGAAAGAGCGTGAGGACGCGAACGCCGTCCCGTCGACCGCCGACGACGCGCACGAGCTCGCGAACTGCGGCCGGCCGTTCCCCGAGCACGAGGTTGCCATCGTCGACGAGGCCGGAAATCGCCTGCCCGATCGCAAGGTCGGCGAGATCGTCACGCGGGGGCCGAGCATCTGCCAAGGGTACTACCAAGAGCCCGAGCTCACGGCGGCGGCCTTCAAGGACGGATGGCTCCACACCGGCGACCTCGGCTACACGGTGGACGGCGAGGTGTTCGTGTGCGGGCGCCTGAAGGACCTCATCATCATCCGCGGTCGCAACTTCTACCCCAACGATCTCGAGTGGGTGGTGAGCGAGCTCCCCGGCGTGCGCCGAGGCAACGTGGTCGCGTTCAGCGTCGACGGCGACACGGGCGAGGAGCTCGTCGTATGCGCCGAGGCGTTCCAGAGCGAGGCGAAGGGCCTCACCGAGGCCATAACGCAGGCGATTCTTGGTCATTTCGCGCTCAACGTGTACAAGGTCGTCATCGTCCCGCAGGGCACGCTGCCGCGCACGTCGAGCGGCAAAGCCCAGCGTCGCAAGACGAAACAAATGTTCCTGTCGGGGCAACTCGCCCAGGCGCAGCGTGTGCAAGACGGCCCTGCCGAGCCGGCCCCCAGCGTGTGA
- a CDS encoding DNA-3-methyladenine glycosylase 2 family protein: MHPPADAETELPSRGVSLSRSATFLHMGMHDPTGFTDGRGLAKAYVGPEGPVTLHVFRGEGGVVRARAWGPGAHAAISHVPGIIGHFDNHEAFEPRTTAIARRLAAASGLRLVRVPWVLDALVRTILQQRVRFVEATRAYRGLVERFAPLAPGPLGLRTAPTAETWASIPPHEAGRLGVDRRRFDTIRRVASLERHVAKLLPLAHEARFDEARRVLESLPGVGPWTREKLLDEALGDSDAVSTGDVHLPRLVCSALEPDRAARYDDARMLELLEPWRGQRARVVRLVVLGLGAPRSP; encoded by the coding sequence GTGCACCCGCCCGCGGACGCGGAGACCGAGCTTCCGTCGAGAGGGGTCTCCCTGTCGCGCTCGGCGACCTTCCTCCACATGGGCATGCACGACCCGACCGGCTTCACGGACGGGCGCGGCCTCGCGAAGGCGTACGTCGGCCCGGAGGGGCCCGTGACGCTGCACGTCTTCCGCGGCGAAGGGGGCGTCGTGCGGGCGCGCGCGTGGGGCCCGGGGGCGCACGCGGCCATCTCGCATGTGCCTGGGATCATTGGCCATTTCGACAACCACGAGGCGTTCGAGCCTCGCACGACGGCCATCGCTCGCCGGCTCGCGGCGGCGTCGGGGCTCAGACTCGTGCGGGTCCCGTGGGTGCTCGACGCCCTCGTGCGGACGATCCTCCAGCAGCGCGTGCGGTTCGTCGAAGCGACGCGCGCCTACCGCGGGCTCGTCGAGCGTTTCGCCCCTCTTGCCCCCGGGCCGCTCGGGCTCCGTACCGCCCCGACGGCCGAGACGTGGGCAAGCATTCCTCCGCACGAGGCAGGGAGGCTCGGGGTCGATCGCAGGCGGTTCGACACCATCCGACGCGTGGCCTCGCTCGAGCGCCATGTCGCGAAGCTCCTCCCCCTCGCCCACGAGGCCCGCTTCGACGAGGCGCGCCGCGTGCTCGAGTCGCTCCCCGGCGTGGGGCCGTGGACACGCGAGAAGCTGCTCGACGAGGCGCTCGGCGACTCCGACGCCGTGTCCACGGGCGACGTGCACCTCCCCCGGCTCGTGTGCTCGGCCCTCGAGCCCGACCGCGCCGCCCGCTACGACGACGCGCGCATGCTCGAGCTGCTCGAGCCGTGGCGCGGCCAGCGCGCGCGTGTCGTGCGGCTCGTCGTGCTCGGGCTCGGCGCCCCACGTTCGCCCTGA
- a CDS encoding acyl carrier protein, with protein sequence MSHENLKDELRALICEIAEIDALPDDTHFKDLGIDSMMGVEIVAAIERQYHVKIEDSELKEVSTLNKSYDLVLGKLAPSVAQSAE encoded by the coding sequence ATGTCCCATGAGAACCTGAAAGACGAGCTCCGGGCGCTCATCTGCGAGATCGCGGAGATCGACGCGCTCCCCGACGACACGCACTTCAAGGACCTCGGCATCGACTCGATGATGGGCGTGGAGATCGTGGCCGCGATCGAGCGCCAGTACCACGTGAAGATCGAGGACTCGGAGCTCAAGGAGGTGTCGACCCTCAACAAGTCGTACGACCTCGTGCTCGGCAAGCTCGCGCCCTCCGTCGCCCAGTCGGCGGAGTGA
- a CDS encoding PAS domain S-box protein, translating into MRLSCRVCLQLFDAAEYVGVSRATLVEGLRGDPKRFEDAHSQVTWDELVVMFENLSAACNGEPERLREVGRSLVHAPTWNAMRTLTRAMLPLRVIYRVGGEWIAPAQFPHLRLEQRFESEHEIVLVGEVPEPYTPCVPFFYFFEGVLQEIPRLLGLPRAIVLESEILTRKVKLRLLLPEALPLPERFALRLRALLRPEDLVAAFEQQRRELTDGLVAAQAASLEVRRIFDGLPDLVVIHRDGILLWTNAMCQSSLGYASPRELIGRPLLDLVPAEYHDLVKSRMASPVDGPPSELVEVPLLTKSGDVIQVEVAPSRQVVYGGAPARLVVGRDVTERMRMQRSLALADRMASIGLLAAGVAHEINNPLAYVLNNVEVAHRELGALGEPARRSREALGVALEGVGRIRDIVGQLVSLSRTDAPSIGLVDVGEVVRSTVALASRDIEKRARIVCEIEPVPPVLGSSSRLGQVVLNLLVNASQAMPEAQRADNELRVAVRRTPRGGAVVEVSDNGVGIPREHASRIFEPFFTTKGQGEGTGLGLAISQMLVHEAGGEISFLPRAPRGSTFLVELPPLPS; encoded by the coding sequence ATGCGCCTCTCCTGCCGCGTTTGCCTTCAGCTCTTCGACGCCGCCGAGTACGTCGGCGTCTCTCGGGCGACGCTCGTCGAGGGGCTGCGTGGGGACCCGAAGCGCTTCGAGGACGCCCACTCCCAGGTGACGTGGGACGAGCTCGTCGTCATGTTCGAGAACCTCTCCGCCGCCTGCAACGGCGAGCCGGAGCGCCTCCGGGAGGTCGGGCGCAGCCTCGTGCACGCGCCCACGTGGAACGCCATGCGCACGCTCACGCGAGCCATGCTCCCGCTCCGCGTCATTTACCGCGTCGGCGGCGAGTGGATCGCGCCGGCCCAGTTTCCGCACCTTCGCCTCGAGCAGCGCTTCGAGAGCGAGCACGAGATCGTGCTCGTGGGCGAGGTCCCCGAGCCCTACACCCCGTGCGTCCCGTTCTTTTACTTCTTCGAAGGCGTACTCCAAGAGATCCCCCGCCTGCTCGGGCTCCCGCGCGCGATCGTGCTCGAGTCGGAGATCCTCACGCGAAAGGTGAAGCTCAGGCTGCTCCTCCCGGAGGCTCTCCCGCTCCCGGAGCGTTTCGCCCTTCGCCTGCGGGCCCTCCTCCGCCCCGAGGATCTCGTCGCCGCGTTCGAGCAGCAGCGCCGCGAGCTCACCGACGGGCTCGTGGCGGCGCAGGCCGCGTCGCTCGAGGTGCGTCGCATCTTCGACGGGCTGCCCGACCTCGTCGTGATCCACCGCGACGGAATCCTCTTGTGGACCAACGCGATGTGCCAAAGCTCTCTCGGCTACGCGTCGCCTCGCGAGCTCATCGGTCGCCCGCTGCTCGATCTCGTCCCCGCCGAGTACCACGACCTCGTGAAGAGCCGCATGGCGAGCCCGGTCGACGGCCCGCCGTCCGAGCTCGTCGAGGTGCCGCTCTTGACCAAGTCGGGAGACGTCATCCAAGTGGAGGTCGCTCCGTCTCGGCAGGTCGTCTACGGCGGAGCCCCCGCGAGGCTCGTCGTCGGCCGCGACGTGACGGAGCGCATGCGCATGCAACGGAGCCTCGCCCTCGCCGACCGGATGGCCTCGATCGGCCTCCTCGCCGCGGGGGTCGCGCACGAGATCAACAACCCCCTCGCCTACGTCCTGAACAACGTCGAGGTCGCGCACCGCGAGCTTGGCGCCCTCGGAGAGCCCGCGCGCCGCAGCCGCGAGGCGCTCGGTGTCGCCCTCGAAGGGGTCGGTCGCATCCGCGACATCGTCGGGCAGCTCGTGAGCCTCTCGCGAACCGACGCCCCCTCGATCGGGCTCGTCGACGTGGGCGAGGTCGTGCGATCCACGGTGGCGCTCGCCTCACGCGACATCGAGAAGCGCGCGCGCATCGTCTGCGAAATCGAGCCCGTGCCCCCGGTGCTCGGCTCGTCGTCCCGCCTCGGGCAGGTGGTTTTGAACCTGCTCGTGAACGCGAGCCAAGCCATGCCCGAAGCGCAGCGCGCCGACAACGAGCTCCGTGTCGCGGTCCGGCGAACGCCCCGCGGCGGCGCCGTGGTCGAGGTGTCCGACAACGGCGTCGGCATTCCGCGGGAGCACGCGTCTCGCATCTTCGAGCCGTTCTTCACGACCAAGGGTCAGGGCGAGGGAACCGGGCTGGGCCTGGCCATAAGCCAAATGCTTGTTCACGAAGCCGGTGGAGAGATTTCTTTCTTGCCGCGGGCCCCCCGCGGGAGCACCTTCCTGGTCGAGCTGCCCCCGCTCCCCTCCTGA
- a CDS encoding acyl-CoA thioesterase, with protein MSTKAHAARFVPRTGSLEMRVRYADTDKAAVVHHAAYLSFLEAGRIELFREHGFDYAAFERETGTGLPVIDLRVRYRAPARFDDLLKVTSHVSDVSRFSVWIRGVIERDGVVLVESSVKLACVGMATEAPLRMPRAFFDALLEEGYEI; from the coding sequence GTGAGCACGAAGGCCCACGCGGCCCGCTTCGTTCCGCGCACGGGCTCGCTCGAGATGCGGGTGCGGTACGCCGACACCGACAAGGCCGCCGTGGTCCACCACGCGGCCTATTTGTCGTTCCTCGAGGCGGGGCGGATCGAGCTCTTTCGTGAGCACGGGTTCGACTACGCGGCCTTCGAGCGCGAGACCGGCACGGGCCTCCCGGTGATCGATCTGAGGGTACGCTACCGCGCCCCGGCGCGCTTCGACGACCTGCTCAAGGTCACGTCCCACGTGTCCGACGTGTCCCGGTTTTCCGTGTGGATCCGAGGGGTTATCGAGCGTGACGGGGTCGTCCTCGTCGAGTCTTCCGTGAAGCTCGCGTGTGTCGGCATGGCGACCGAGGCGCCCCTCCGCATGCCACGCGCCTTCTTCGATGCGCTGCTCGAAGAGGGCTACGAGATCTGA
- a CDS encoding DUF1993 domain-containing protein, with protein MNLHDVTVTSFLKMLANVDAWLDKAEAHAKERGFEVDVLLASRLAPDQYPLLRQIQSMCDAAKGPVARLVGREPPVHADNEKTWAETRARIKTCEEYLKSVTRHDFQGAEARVIPLPFMPGKGSPSKPYVEELALPNFYFHASMTYAILRHNGVPLGKADFIGHMTLVDL; from the coding sequence ATGAACCTCCACGACGTGACCGTGACCTCGTTCCTCAAGATGCTCGCCAACGTCGACGCGTGGCTCGACAAGGCCGAAGCCCACGCCAAGGAGCGCGGCTTCGAGGTCGACGTCCTCCTCGCCTCGCGCCTCGCCCCCGACCAGTACCCGCTCCTCCGCCAGATCCAGTCCATGTGCGACGCCGCCAAGGGCCCGGTCGCGCGCCTCGTGGGCCGCGAGCCCCCCGTGCACGCCGACAACGAGAAGACCTGGGCCGAGACCCGGGCCCGCATCAAGACGTGCGAGGAGTACCTGAAGAGCGTCACGCGCCACGACTTCCAGGGCGCCGAGGCCCGCGTCATCCCCCTGCCCTTCATGCCGGGCAAGGGCTCGCCGTCGAAGCCGTACGTGGAGGAGCTCGCCCTGCCGAACTTCTACTTCCACGCCTCGATGACGTACGCGATCCTGCGCCACAACGGCGTGCCGCTCGGCAAGGCCGACTTCATCGGCCACATGACGCTCGTCGACCTCTGA
- a CDS encoding beta-ketoacyl-[acyl-carrier-protein] synthase family protein: MNPTRVYITGLGVVSSIGLGRKAFFEALAEGRSGVSRVESFDTSKIGREYGAEVKIFHARDHLTAAETRRMGRCSAMALAAARMAVEDARIRPSHLGGPRTSVVLGTTMGEADVLGDIDRTWIARGLSAVRRAHLPKYGSTLLPIHLARAFGTEGSVVTLPAACAAGNYAIGYGADLIRQGRADVVLAGATEILQELQYSGFARLAAMATERCQPFDLNRQGLIVGEGAAVLVLESEAHATRRGATAFAEVGGYGLTCDGYHITRPHPEAVGSIEAMRQAIERSGITSDDIDFVNAHGTGTKANDAAEAKVMRDIFGDRRVPISSMKSLIGHCMGAASAIEAVGCVFTLETGIYPPTAGYETPDPECDLDVVANVARKGKADIVLNNSLAFGGYNAVACFARPGVLPAPPAMEAL; the protein is encoded by the coding sequence GTGAACCCGACACGTGTCTACATCACCGGGCTCGGCGTGGTGAGCTCCATCGGCCTCGGTCGCAAGGCGTTCTTCGAAGCGCTCGCCGAAGGGCGCAGCGGCGTCTCGCGCGTCGAGTCGTTCGACACCTCCAAGATCGGCCGCGAATACGGCGCCGAGGTGAAGATCTTCCACGCGCGCGATCACCTCACGGCCGCCGAGACGCGGCGCATGGGGCGCTGCTCGGCGATGGCCCTCGCCGCCGCCCGCATGGCCGTCGAGGACGCGCGCATTCGCCCGAGCCACCTCGGGGGCCCCCGAACGTCGGTCGTGCTCGGCACCACGATGGGCGAGGCCGACGTCCTCGGGGACATCGACCGCACGTGGATCGCGCGAGGCCTCTCGGCGGTGCGGAGGGCCCACCTGCCGAAGTACGGCTCGACGCTGCTCCCCATCCACCTCGCGCGCGCGTTCGGCACCGAGGGCTCCGTCGTCACCCTGCCCGCCGCCTGCGCCGCCGGAAACTACGCCATCGGCTACGGCGCCGATCTCATCCGCCAAGGGCGCGCCGACGTCGTGCTCGCCGGCGCGACCGAGATCCTCCAAGAGCTCCAATACTCCGGTTTTGCGCGGCTCGCGGCGATGGCCACGGAGCGCTGCCAGCCTTTCGACCTGAACCGGCAGGGGCTCATCGTGGGCGAGGGGGCCGCCGTGCTCGTGCTCGAGAGCGAGGCCCACGCCACCCGGCGCGGAGCGACCGCCTTCGCCGAGGTGGGTGGGTATGGTCTCACCTGCGACGGGTACCACATCACCCGTCCGCACCCCGAGGCCGTCGGGAGCATCGAGGCCATGAGGCAAGCCATCGAGCGCTCCGGCATCACGTCGGACGACATCGACTTCGTGAACGCGCACGGCACCGGGACCAAAGCGAACGACGCCGCCGAGGCGAAGGTCATGCGCGACATCTTCGGCGACCGACGCGTCCCCATCAGCAGCATGAAGAGCCTCATCGGGCACTGCATGGGCGCGGCGAGCGCGATCGAGGCCGTGGGCTGCGTCTTCACGCTCGAGACCGGGATCTACCCCCCGACGGCCGGGTACGAGACGCCGGACCCCGAGTGCGACCTCGACGTCGTCGCCAACGTGGCGCGCAAGGGCAAGGCCGACATCGTGCTCAACAACTCGCTCGCGTTCGGTGGGTACAACGCCGTCGCTTGTTTCGCTCGGCCCGGCGTGCTGCCCGCGCCGCCCGCCATGGAGGCCCTCTGA